The following DNA comes from Salvelinus sp. IW2-2015 linkage group LG1, ASM291031v2, whole genome shotgun sequence.
CTCCTGCAGTGGCCAGCGCACTCTGAGGCTGTCTAGAGAAGCGTGCACTGTTCGTCTTTCCGGCGCCTCTATCATACCTTTCCTCATAAAGCAATCAAAATGGTGAGCCGTTCATTTcattctaaaaaaaacatttgtattgtatcattattattattattttttacaattgggTATACAATTTCTGAGATGTTCCGTAATGAGACAGTGGTTAGGGTACATTTGCAAGTACATGTTGTTTATGGGTGGGTCTGCTAGAAAGGATGCACGGGTCTTGTAGGTGGAGAATGTTCTATTATTCTTAAACACGCATTTAGTAGTAGCCTAGAGAGTTGCTGTTGTTGTTCAGTTTAGTTGAAAAATGGTTTGTAGTGTTCAAACCCACGTTTTTTTATAGGAACATCCTAAATGGCATCTATATTAAAACCAGTGTAGGCTAATTTAGAAACAGACACGCAAATTGTAATAGACTGCTCTGCCATACAAAGCAAGCTAAGAACATTTGGAAATGGTGTCaattcagtcatacaaaagccGAAGCATGTGTTGGCCAAATCCAAACAGTTTGATTATGCCTATGTGCAATATAATTATAATAGACTGTTATGTGTAATTTATCAGATAAATAGCctgttaaaaaatgaaatacatgtAAGGTAAATATGTTTTATGGTGTAGCCTTTACTGAAATTCAGAATGTTCACGTTAATTATTCATATTGCACTCAGTGAGGTAGGCTAGCATCTGCCACCACATTTAGCAcgctgtacatttatttttagtcTATCAGCATGTTTTTGTCTGTGCAGAATGGGACCAAATCTGACTTGgtatttcaaaaatgtattttttttaatgatatcaGCATTTATGACCCTTGTAGCAGGTGCTAGGCTAGCATATTGAGAGTGGCTCATTCAGACATCAAGGGCAGGTTTCCCGGACTCAGATAAACCTAGTGCTGGATTACAAAGCAtggtcaatggagaatctccattgaaatacCTTTTTATTCCAGGACTAAGATTAATCTGTGTCCGGTAAACCGGCGCAAAAGCACACATCCAGACTCCAAAGGTCTcattatgattatttttttttaaatggtctggtTGTAATTTACTATACATTTCTTGGAATGTGATTATGAGAAGTTAGGACACTTGcctcaattacatttattttttaaattaattatatacttttacattttttgaacCAGCGTGAATGTATCTCAGTACACGTGGGTCAGGCTGGTGTCCAGATGGGCAATGCATGCTGGGAACTCTACTGTCTGGAGCATGGGATCCAGCCTGATGGTCAGATGCCCAGTGACAAGACCATTGGAGGAGGAGATGACTCCTTCAACACCTTCTTCAGTGAGACTGGAGCTGGCAAGCACGTCCCCAGGGCTGTGTTTGTGGATCTGGAGCCCACTGTCATTGGTAAGATCACTTTGTCTTGAAACAATGATGATGACACTGTGcaacacactaaaaacaaatggttctatatagtGCAAAATACATAATagcataacacaacacaacagattagatcaactggaatgacactctcactcacggcTGCACAAAAATAACTAATATTATAATCAGCTGCCAcccctacattttaattatcacatagaaccatcacccttcccaaagaacccttaaGGAAccttcatttttttgtgtgtatcatTCGTGACTTCTTCAGATAAAAGCGCTTTCTTTGTTCCAGATGAGGTGCGCACAGGAACTTACCGCCAACTCTTCCATCCTGAGCAGCTGATCACTGGGAAGGAGGATGCAGCCAACAACTACGCCCGTGGGCATTACACCATCGGCAAAGAGATCATAGACATGGTTCTGGACAGGACTCGCAAACTGGTGAGAATCTCCAACAACCTCTAGCGATGCCTTATTGTACATCCTTTATATTTCTTGTCGTTGTCCAACCATAATGATCTGaaacacctctcctcctctccaggctGACCAGTGCACTGGCCTCCAGGGCTTCCTGGTCTTCCACAGCTTTGGAGGTGGCACCGGTTCTGGTTTCACCTCCCTGTTGATGGAACGCCTGTCTGTTGACTATGGCAAGAAGTCCAAGCTTGAGTTCTCCATCTACCCAGCTCCCCAGGTGTCCACAGCTGTTGTTGAGCCCTACAACGCCATCCTGACCACCCACACCACCCTGGAACATTCAGACTGTGCTTTCATGGTAGACAATGAGGCTATCTATGACATCTGCCGTAGGAACCTCGATATTGAGCGTCCCTCCTACACCAAYCTKAACAGGTTGATYRGCCAGATTGTGTCYTCCATCACTGCTTCCCTCCGATTCGATGGTGCCCTCAATGTtgatctgacagagttccagaccaACTTGGTKCCCTATCCCCGTATCCACTTCCCCCTGGCCACCTATGCCCCAGTGATCTCAGCAGAGAGGGCTTACCATGAGCAGCTCTCTGTGTCTGAGATCACCAACGCTTGCTTTGAGCCATGTAATCAGATGGTGAAATGTGACCCACGTCACGGCAAGTACATGGCCTGCTGTCTGCTGTACCGTGGTGACGTTGTGCCCAAAGACGTTAACGCTGCCATTGCCACCATCAAAACAAAACGCTCCATCCAGTTTGTAGACTGGTGCCCAACTGGTTTCAAGGTTGGTATCAACTACCAGCCCCCAACTGTGGTACCTGGTGGAGATCTGGCCAAGGTCCAGAGGGCAGTGTGCATGCTTAGCAACACCACTGCTATTGCAGAGGCCTGGGCCCGCCTTGACCACAAGTTTGACCTGATGTATGCCAAGCGTGCTTTCGTGCACTGGTACGTAGGTGAGGgtatggaggagggagagttcTCTGAAGCCAGGGAAGACATGGCTGCCCTGGAGAAAGATTATGAGGAGGTGGGTGTCGACTccattgagggagagggagaggaggagggagaggagtattAAATACCCTGCCAAATTCACACATTCCTATGTGACCCAGAGCTGAGAATGACTGAATTGTTtccactacactcttagaaaaagggttccaaaagggttcttcgaccgtccccataggataacccttctTGCTTCCAGGTGAATCatctttggttccaggtaaaatccTTTtgagttccaaaagggttcaaccgtgaaccaaaaagggttcttcaaagggttctcctacagggacagccaaagaacccttttaggttctagatagcacctttttttctaagagtgtatgattCTGCCTTGAACAACCAATATAATGAAGTAGCAGGATGGTAAGGTGTTGTCTACAAGTCTTAAAATATGCTCACTCACAAAGGCTGATGTCCTTGCTTAATCTATGCTTTTGTAgcgagatcctaataaaattagCATCAATAAAGAaggttgttctctgtctctgttatgACATCCTGTAACAATGTTATAAGTCACATACAGATAAGTGACCACAGAGTAAATTGATATCAGTAGGTTTATATACCAAAGTAAAATACTTATTTTGCAAACATTACTTTTATCTAGACTAAGCATGTCTGTCCCTGTCTATGCAGTATGTGGCAAAGCTCAGTTTTCATACTGATGAAACGTTTGTAATGTTATATTCTTCAGCAGGCAATTTTACATATTGTTATCCTCAGCAGTTTGCTAATGTAGTTGGACTGGTTGATAGAGATAGATAGACTACAAAtatttgtacagtgccttcagaaagtattcaaaccgctttacttttcccacattttgttacgttacagccttgttctaaaatggatttaaaaaataaaaaatctcagtaatctacacacaataccccataatgacaaatcaaaatctagtttttagaaattgttgcaaatttattacaaatgtaaaaacagacataccttatttacatacagttgaagtcggaagtttacatacgcttaggttggagtcattaaaattcgtttttcaaccactccacaaatttcttgttaacaaactatagttttggcaagtcggttaggacatctactttgtgcacgacacaagtaatttttccaacaattgttaacagacagattattttacttataattcactgtatcacaattccagtgagtcagaagtttacatacactaagttgactgagcctttaaacagctttagaagttggctttagaagctcctgataggctaattgacatcatttgagtcaattggaggtgtacctgtggatgtatttcaaggcctaccttcaaactcagtgcctctttgcttgacatcatgggaaaatcaaaagaaatcagccaagacttcagaaaaaaattgtagacctccacaagtctggttcatcctttggagcaatttccaaatgcctgaaggtaccacgttcatctgtacaaacaatagtacgcaagtataaacaccatgggaccacgcagccatcataccgctcaggaaggtgacacatgctgtctcctagagatgaacgtactttggtgcgaaaagtgcaaatcaatcccagaacaacaacaaaggaccttgtgaagatgctggaggaaacaggtacaaaagtatctatatccacagtaaaacgagtcctatatcgacataacctgaaaggctgctaagcaaggaagaagccactgctcctaaactaccataaaaaagccaggctacggtttgcaactgcacattgggacaaagatcgtactttttggagaaatttcctctggtctgatgaaacaaaaatagaactgtttggccataatgatcatcattatgtttggaagaaaaagggggaggcttgcaagccgaagaacaccatcccatccatgaagcacgggggtggcagcatcatgttgtgggggtgctttgctgcaggagggacttgtgcacttcacaaaatagatggcatcatgaggcaggaaaagtatgtggatatattgaagcaacatctcaagacatcagtcaggaagttaaagcttgggcacaaatgggtcttctaaatggacaataaccccaagcatgcttccaaagttgtggcaaaatggacaacaaagtcaaggtattggagtggccatcacaaagccctgacctcaatcctgtagaaaatgtgtgggcagaactgaattaGCACgtgcgagcagggaggcctacaaacctgactcagtgacaccagctctgtcagtaggaatgggccaaaattcccccaatttattttgggaagcttgtggaaggctaccggtaacgtttgacccaagtgaaacaatttaaaggctatgctaccaaatactaattgagtgtatgtaaacttctgacacactgggaatgtgatgaaagaaataaaagctgaaataaataattctctctactattattctgacatttcacattcttaaaataaagtggtttcCTGCAGCATTTCTGcagcctcttcctagagctggccgcctggtcaaactgagcaattgggtgagaagggccttggtcagggaggtgaccaagaacttcgatggtcactctgacagggcgcttgagttcctctgtggagatgggagaacattccagaaggacaaccatctctttagcactccaccaatcaggcctttatggtagtggccagacggaagccactcatcagtaaaaggcacccgacaccccgcttggagtttgccaaaaggcacctaaagactcttagaccatgagaaacaagattctctggtctgatgaaaccaagattgaactttttggcttgaatgccaagcgtcacgtctggaggaaacatggcaccatccctatggtgaagcatggtggtggcagaattatgctgtgggaatgtttttcagtagcagggactgggagactaatcaggatcgaggcaaagacgaacggagcaaagtacaaagatccttgatgacaacatgctccagagctctcaggacctcagactggggcgaaggttaactttccaacaggacaacaacatttgttttgtcatttagcagatgctcttacccagagcaacttacaggagcaattagggttaagtgtcttactcaagggcacatcaaccttttggttactgggctTAACACTcttaaggggcggcaggtaacctagtggatagagcattggactagtagctgaaaggttgcaagatcgaatccccgagctgacaaggtaaaaaatatgttgttctgcccctgaacaaggcagataacccactgttcctaggctgtcattgaaaataagaatttgttcttaactgacttgcctagttaaataaagattacatttaaaaaaacactaggctacctgcagccccatgACTCCAACATGTCATGGTGGGATCAGCCAATGGTCACCAGGTGGGATTAACTAAttaagttggaagtcccacccagttgactacattaaaatgttggaagccctcaatggcccTGCCCATGCTAATATTTGGCCACTAAAGGACTCTATTATTCTCTATTGACTGCTGCAAgactttataaaaaatatatatgatgaGATTCATATTCAAAAACTCTGGCTCCATCCTGTGGTTTGGTATGGTTCTAGtgtctgctgtttcctgagtaAGCCTGCACTGTACCAGAAATACTCCACTGACAGATCACTGTCCATGCAAtagcaaggttattatagtaaactgaaactaatcatgaaaaaatctatttaattaacTGAAATACAATACATCACAAACGCGTTTGAAAaattaaaactatactgaaactattatccTTGACTTTAAAACTAACTctaataaaatgtaaaacatcaTGAATTATGTTCAAAAATCGAATGGGGTTTTCAAATGGTGTTTTCAAGCTAATGAATCTGGTGGGTAAATGCTGCCAGGAGATGGTGATGTTTGCAATAGGCCTAGTTTGTGCATCACTATTAGTATCTCTTCACCAGGTGAGAACTGCCCACTCTAAGTGAGGACTTCAGGTTCAGGGCCTAATGGGGTACTGCAGGCAATGTTTTCCAAAAGCAAGATCGTGGTCAATATTAATGGGtataaaaaaataatctgaacACAATCATGGTATCAATACTTGCTTCTATTTCACCAGAAGTATGTCCTTGAAGTTATAAGGATCAtttgcagcctgcagtaccccagtcggccttcaacttgagataCTCAATGAGAGGGAGCAGCAAtaagctagcctgcaacgtcacgtcctagagtagctcaaactgtgcaTGCAATGTTTCCAAAAACGCCTCCATGAAGCAAGATGGCGACACTGATCTTCAAATGCGCCACTAAGACTTCATATAGGAAAATATGAGGTGACGTCATCGATGGCTCCGTCtattctttttacagtctatgctGTCTAGACAGAGAGGTTGCTTGCCTAGCTTACGATGCTCCAGGGTCTGGGATATCCGAAACTACATCACTATCAGCCATCACTAGCTAACAGTGAAAGAATCGGCTAGTAGATAACTTGATTATTCTTACATGTCCTACTGAGGtgaaaaagcattggattggtgtgaACATGGGTGAGTTACCTTTCaccatattttttttaccagttTCATCGCTATTCCttttaaatccaagtcacattgagattgacttTATAATGCAAAGGGCCAATCAgcagttttggtaaaaagctgagggatggagctGGGGAAATGTAACTGCTCTAAAATtcgtagacagagctatggatacaaagactgaccatccatgatatccaaaattatagtttcacccatgttttgaggctttacaatatttgtttatatttactttgTTTATAAACGTTGGAGTAAAAAagcttatatgttgggttcttgtaacggttttcgtcgggagaaagagaagaggaccaaggtgcagcgtggtaagtgtccatatccagaatacccacccacatcacaccctgaccaaactaaaaatagaaacatacaaagaaaTCTAcggcaggcgtgacagtaccccccccccccccaaggtgcggaccgcaaaacctgaaacaataggggagggtctgggtgggcatttcaccgcggtggcggcctGGTGCGGGAAGTAGACcccactccaccttagtcttggccccaTTATGTAGCACctctggagggcgtcgctggcggctccggactagagggcgtgcgcggaggctccggactagagagTGAcgctggaggcctcgtgccataactcctcactggaggcttcgtgccatggatcctcactggaggcttcgtgccatggatcctcattggaggcttcgtgccatggatcatcactggagctcgtagccatggatcatcactggaggcttcgtgccatggatcatcacaggaggcttcgtgccatggatcatcactggagacacagtgtgcagagctggcgcaggataacccgggccgaggagacgcactagaggcctggagagcagggctggcaaactccttcctggctcgatgcccactctcgcccggcagatgcgaggagctgcgatgtaacgtaccgggctatgaacacgtactggagacactgtgcgctccaccgcataacacggtgcctgaccagtacgacgctcgccacggtaagcacggtgagttggctcaggtctcctacctgactccgccaatctcctcgtgtgcttctcccc
Coding sequences within:
- the LOC111965526 gene encoding tubulin alpha chain-like: MRECISVHVGQAGVQMGNACWELYCLEHGIQPDGQMPSDKTIGGGDDSFNTFFSETGAGKHVPRAVFVDLEPTVIDEVRTGTYRQLFHPEQLITGKEDAANNYARGHYTIGKEIIDMVLDRTRKLADQCTGLQGFLVFHSFGGGTGSGFTSLLMERLSVDYGKKSKLEFSIYPAPQVSTAVVEPYNAILTTHTTLEHSDCAFMVDNEAIYDICRRNLDIERPSYTNLNRLIXQIVSSITASLRFDGALNVDLTEFQTNLVPYPRIHFPLATYAPVISAERAYHEQLSVSEITNACFEPCNQMVKCDPRHGKYMACCLLYRGDVVPKDVNAAIATIKTKRSIQFVDWCPTGFKVGINYQPPTVVPGGDLAKVQRAVCMLSNTTAIAEAWARLDHKFDLMYAKRAFVHWYVGEGMEEGEFSEAREDMAALEKDYEEVGVDSIEGEGEEEGEEY